In Calditrichota bacterium, the following are encoded in one genomic region:
- the mdh gene encoding malate dehydrogenase, which yields MARPKIALIGGGQIGQILALLAAQKELGDVVMLDVPDREGPTRGKMLDIAESTWVGGFDAELTGTSNYADIKGADVVIVTAGLPRKPGMTRDDLLDINVKIISDVARNVREQAPRAFCIIVTNPLDSMVYAFHKVTGFPKSRVCGMAGVLDTSRFCSFVAMELGISVEDISAVVLGGHGPTMVPLPRLCTVGGVPLAELLSKARIEAIASRTREAGTEIVNLLGNGSAFFSPAYSAIAMAESFLRDKKRLLAAAALLNGEYGIRNYFIGVPVVIGARGVEKIVKVKLTADEQAALQKSLDAVKGAVADVDKRI from the coding sequence ATGGCACGGCCGAAAATCGCACTGATCGGTGGAGGGCAGATCGGACAGATCCTGGCCCTCCTGGCAGCACAAAAGGAATTGGGCGACGTCGTAATGCTCGATGTCCCCGACCGCGAGGGTCCCACCAGGGGCAAGATGCTCGACATCGCCGAATCGACCTGGGTCGGCGGTTTTGACGCAGAGTTGACCGGGACCTCGAACTATGCCGATATCAAGGGGGCCGACGTCGTCATCGTTACTGCCGGTTTACCGCGCAAACCGGGCATGACCCGCGACGACCTGCTCGACATCAACGTCAAGATCATCAGCGACGTAGCGCGAAACGTCCGGGAGCAAGCCCCCCGGGCGTTTTGCATTATTGTCACCAACCCGCTCGACTCGATGGTCTATGCTTTCCATAAGGTAACCGGCTTCCCCAAGAGCCGGGTCTGTGGAATGGCAGGGGTGCTCGACACGTCGCGGTTCTGCTCCTTCGTCGCGATGGAACTGGGCATCTCGGTCGAAGATATTTCTGCAGTTGTGCTCGGCGGACATGGCCCGACAATGGTGCCGCTACCCCGCCTTTGCACGGTGGGTGGCGTTCCGCTGGCGGAACTGCTATCGAAAGCCCGGATCGAGGCTATCGCCAGCCGTACCCGCGAAGCCGGCACCGAAATCGTCAACTTGCTTGGCAACGGCTCGGCGTTCTTTTCCCCGGCCTATTCGGCGATTGCAATGGCCGAGTCCTTCCTTCGCGACAAGAAGCGGCTGCTCGCCGCGGCGGCGCTTCTGAACGGCGAATACGGCATCAGGAACTATTTCATCGGAGTGCCGGTCGTTATCGGGGCGCGCGGCGTGGAAAAGATCGTCAAGGTGAAACTGACTGCTGACGAGCAAGCCGCTCTGCAGAAGTCCCTCGACGCTGTGAAGGGGGCAGTGGCAGACGTGGACAAGAGAATTTAG
- a CDS encoding T9SS type A sorting domain-containing protein gives MKSVTLLLAIMLACSTGLAQLQNGGFEEWVNSDPANWHSFDEMAPLGSVEPVRPAYEGSWAARLATSEFLEAAIVWQDFGPLAIGDEARFSLYYSAMTPGMVGELVAVGFRGEDEAGAALAQFTPAGNNFLQVIALWTGDIQECDSLSIMITLSSASEEPVIGSVTIDAVVMEGFSPLDVKIDESRALPETSLLLEAFPNPFNGGTQIRFAAPSGATRLQVLDMQGRLVTNLLQAPVAGNRVLNWNPTVGGAGLPAGTYRLVLTSGREVRHLPLILLK, from the coding sequence GGCTCAACTTCAGAACGGCGGTTTCGAAGAGTGGGTGAACAGCGACCCGGCTAACTGGCATTCGTTCGACGAAATGGCGCCGCTCGGATCCGTCGAGCCGGTTCGTCCGGCTTATGAAGGCAGTTGGGCCGCTCGACTGGCTACTTCGGAATTTCTGGAGGCAGCGATAGTCTGGCAGGACTTCGGTCCTCTTGCGATCGGCGATGAAGCCCGGTTTTCGCTCTATTATTCGGCAATGACTCCCGGAATGGTCGGCGAATTGGTCGCGGTTGGATTTCGTGGCGAAGACGAAGCCGGTGCGGCACTGGCGCAGTTTACACCGGCCGGCAATAACTTCCTGCAGGTCATTGCGCTCTGGACCGGGGATATTCAGGAGTGCGACTCACTCTCGATCATGATCACCCTCTCGTCCGCCAGTGAAGAGCCGGTAATCGGCTCGGTGACGATCGATGCGGTGGTGATGGAAGGCTTCAGTCCGCTTGACGTTAAGATCGATGAGAGCAGGGCGCTGCCTGAAACCAGTCTGTTGCTCGAGGCGTTCCCCAACCCCTTCAACGGCGGCACGCAGATTCGCTTTGCGGCACCAAGTGGCGCAACTCGCCTGCAAGTGTTGGATATGCAGGGGCGTTTGGTGACAAACCTTTTACAGGCTCCAGTGGCAGGCAACCGGGTTCTCAACTGGAATCCGACAGTTGGCGGAGCCGGCCTTCCGGCGGGAACCTACCGGTTGGTTTTGACTTCCGGCCGGGAAGTCCGTCATTTGCCGCTAATACTATTGAAATAA